A genomic stretch from Telmatocola sphagniphila includes:
- a CDS encoding TIGR03009 domain-containing protein has translation MLKTINLTVIFLLFCNISNAQQSVGEYEKRSATSELTPEQKSARLDQILKDWEARMTKTESFGMAVTQTIIEPVRKTSTEMKGTAYFQKPNLAFIDLSEVDANQPIHRRFLIKGKDLYLFDFKTKEVKMLSAPTGKDIITYFPLPLLFGMKAAELKERFTLNYLLEDTHYVYIDIVPKKNSDKQEFKVARLTLVNNQKLYPSSYIFLRQIEYINSANESIKYVFTDYMTNNPDSETIFKLVVPVGWKLIGDKTLDGEFSGNSKSTNPTSPGGLKQ, from the coding sequence ATGCTCAAGACAATAAATCTCACAGTCATTTTTCTGCTATTTTGCAACATATCCAACGCTCAGCAGTCGGTAGGTGAGTACGAGAAGAGGTCGGCCACGAGCGAGCTAACCCCAGAACAGAAGTCCGCCCGACTCGACCAAATTCTCAAAGACTGGGAAGCTCGGATGACGAAAACCGAATCGTTCGGGATGGCCGTAACTCAAACGATAATCGAGCCGGTCCGAAAAACTTCAACCGAAATGAAGGGGACTGCATATTTTCAAAAACCTAATCTCGCATTTATCGATTTGTCCGAAGTTGATGCCAACCAACCAATTCATCGGCGATTTCTAATCAAAGGAAAAGATCTGTATTTATTCGACTTCAAAACGAAAGAGGTAAAAATGCTTTCTGCTCCAACAGGAAAGGATATCATTACTTACTTTCCTCTTCCGCTTCTGTTTGGAATGAAAGCAGCCGAGCTCAAAGAAAGATTCACTTTGAATTACCTTCTGGAAGATACCCACTATGTATACATCGACATTGTTCCCAAGAAGAATTCGGATAAACAGGAATTCAAGGTGGCTCGGTTAACCCTGGTGAACAATCAAAAGCTTTATCCAAGTTCGTATATTTTTTTGCGTCAGATCGAATACATCAATAGCGCTAACGAATCGATTAAGTACGTTTTCACAGACTACATGACCAATAATCCTGATTCCGAAACGATCTTTAAACTCGTGGTCCCAGTGGGGTGGAAACTAATCGGAGACAAGACTTTGGATGGGGAATTCTCAGGAAATTCAAAATCGACGAACCCCACTTCCCCCGGCGGCTTAAAGCAATGA